The following proteins are co-located in the Streptomyces kaniharaensis genome:
- a CDS encoding erythromycin esterase family protein has protein sequence MPASPHHNPFTDWLRTHAVPLDHLDPEAPLDDLEPLRAVIGDARVVAIGESSHFINEFASMRERILRFLTERCGFTVLAFEYGFSEGFPLDAWAQGEGTNDDLAAHLTGTIPVGVDEPLRWIRRHNQTASTPVRFMGIDIPAAGGSLLPALAPVADYLRRIDPETLPLVQEAMRIAESFAGGSAAVAAPAWARLATAEQDALSATLTRLLIRFRSVEPLYVSRADQHSYDTAVRRLEGACHADYTFRAMADLFAGKGLTADTSARDVYMAESVLWHLDRFPPGTRVVLAAHNAHIQKTPVSFNGHLTGLPMGQHLHRALGDDYFALGLASTTGHTADMPRDENTPFGFTIDATALEPAEPGSIEAAFADAELGLSIADLHQARLQEAHGNADLAPGPDRIRIQSAYLHTPVLEAFDAILHTPTSTVVDNLDNM, from the coding sequence ATGCCTGCTTCGCCCCACCACAACCCGTTCACCGACTGGCTTCGCACCCACGCCGTCCCCCTCGACCACCTCGACCCCGAGGCACCACTCGACGACCTGGAGCCGCTGCGCGCCGTCATCGGCGACGCACGTGTCGTCGCGATCGGCGAAAGTTCCCACTTCATCAACGAGTTCGCATCCATGCGCGAGCGCATCCTGCGGTTCCTGACCGAGCGCTGCGGATTCACCGTCCTGGCCTTCGAGTACGGCTTCAGCGAAGGCTTCCCCCTTGACGCATGGGCCCAGGGTGAGGGGACGAACGACGACCTGGCGGCGCACCTCACCGGGACGATCCCCGTGGGAGTCGACGAGCCGCTGCGCTGGATACGCCGGCACAACCAAACCGCCTCAACACCGGTGCGCTTCATGGGCATCGACATCCCGGCGGCCGGTGGTTCCTTGCTTCCCGCCCTGGCTCCCGTCGCCGACTACCTTCGCCGGATCGATCCCGAAACCCTGCCGCTCGTCCAGGAGGCGATGCGGATCGCCGAATCGTTCGCCGGTGGCTCCGCGGCCGTCGCCGCGCCCGCGTGGGCACGCCTGGCCACCGCCGAACAGGACGCCCTCAGCGCGACCCTGACACGCCTGCTCATCCGGTTCCGCTCCGTCGAACCGCTGTATGTCTCCCGCGCCGACCAGCACAGCTACGACACCGCCGTGCGCCGACTCGAAGGCGCCTGCCACGCCGACTACACCTTCCGCGCCATGGCCGACCTCTTCGCCGGCAAAGGGCTGACCGCCGACACCTCAGCCCGCGACGTCTACATGGCCGAGTCGGTCCTGTGGCACCTGGACCGCTTCCCACCCGGCACCCGCGTCGTGCTGGCGGCTCACAACGCCCACATCCAGAAGACACCGGTGTCCTTCAACGGGCACCTCACGGGGCTCCCCATGGGACAGCACCTGCACCGCGCGCTCGGCGACGATTACTTCGCCCTCGGCCTGGCGAGCACCACCGGACATACCGCAGACATGCCCCGCGACGAGAACACACCCTTCGGCTTCACCATCGACGCCACCGCCCTGGAGCCGGCCGAGCCGGGAAGCATCGAAGCCGCCTTCGCCGACGCCGAACTCGGGCTCAGCATCGCCGATCTCCACCAGGCACGCCTGCAGGAAGCCCATGGAAACGCCGACCTTGCCCCGGGCCCCGACCGCATCCGGATCCAAAGTGCATACCTTCACACCCCCGTCCTTGAGGCGTTCGACGCCATCCTCCACACCCCGACCTCCACCGTTGTCGACAACCTCGACAACATGTGA
- a CDS encoding CatB-related O-acetyltransferase, producing MPPIPADPTVLHPMPEHPRVILLKQLVKSPLIEVGDFTYYDDPDDPTAFETRNVLYHYGPERLVIGKYCALGTGTRFIMNGANHRMDGPSTFPFPTMGGSWTEHFDLITDLPGRGDTIVGNDVWFGRGATVMPGVRIGHGAIIAAGAVVTGDVPDYGIVGGNPARLIRTRYDAADIARLLAVAWWDWPLQHITEHIRTIMSGTIDDLENAAPGHMDTERLDPTTPSATDR from the coding sequence ATGCCGCCCATTCCCGCTGACCCCACCGTGCTCCACCCGATGCCCGAGCACCCGCGCGTGATTCTGCTCAAGCAGCTGGTGAAGTCGCCGCTGATCGAGGTCGGTGACTTCACCTACTACGACGATCCGGACGACCCGACCGCGTTCGAGACGCGCAACGTCCTGTACCACTACGGGCCCGAGCGGCTCGTCATCGGCAAGTACTGCGCGCTGGGGACGGGCACCCGGTTCATCATGAACGGCGCCAACCACCGCATGGACGGCCCTTCGACCTTCCCGTTCCCCACCATGGGGGGCTCCTGGACGGAGCACTTCGACCTGATCACCGACCTGCCCGGCCGGGGCGACACCATCGTCGGCAACGACGTGTGGTTCGGCCGCGGCGCCACGGTCATGCCGGGCGTACGCATCGGGCACGGCGCGATCATCGCCGCCGGCGCCGTGGTCACCGGCGACGTCCCCGACTACGGCATCGTCGGCGGCAACCCCGCCCGGCTCATCCGCACCCGCTACGACGCTGCGGACATCGCCCGGCTCCTCGCCGTGGCGTGGTGGGACTGGCCGCTCCAGCACATCACCGAACACATCCGCACGATCATGTCCGGCACCATCGACGACCTGGAGAACGCGGCGCCCGGGCACATGGACACGGAACGTCTGGACCCAACAACCCCCAGTGCCACGGACCGTTGA
- a CDS encoding transposase has translation MAGKRRSYDAEFRAGAVRIVMETGKSAAEVARDLGVQTSTLQNWVHRARARADAEAAGGLSESERDELRRLREENARQRKEIAELGMERDVLKRSVVLWVKEAMK, from the coding sequence ATGGCGGGGAAGAGGCGCTCGTACGACGCGGAGTTCCGCGCGGGGGCGGTACGCATCGTGATGGAGACCGGGAAGTCAGCCGCGGAGGTCGCGCGGGACCTGGGCGTGCAGACGAGCACATTGCAGAACTGGGTGCACCGCGCCCGGGCCCGGGCGGATGCCGAGGCGGCCGGAGGCCTGAGCGAGTCCGAGCGCGACGAACTGAGGCGGCTGCGGGAGGAGAACGCCCGGCAGCGCAAGGAGATCGCCGAGCTCGGGATGGAGCGCGATGTCCTCAAGCGATCGGTGGTCCTGTGGGTGAAGGAGGCGATGAAGTGA
- a CDS encoding VC0807 family protein: MDKKPAAPPTSPVMLVLRPLVMDVGIPLALSYLLHSVLGLSQILALVLSSVLPVVRTVASLVSRRSVNGLAGLMLLVNTAGIGLSLVSGDARLAVAKDGALSSVVGMAMVWSAFAGQPMVSAGLKPVLTKGEPVRIAAWDRLSVGSARFRRAERGFTLAWGLSLVGECAARVVGAYTLPVSTMVWLSTVFLLGAFVVAFIAGAPFHNRIEKLVETETALSGVATPINTEDPAPGDPAITVA; this comes from the coding sequence ATGGACAAGAAGCCCGCCGCGCCGCCGACCAGCCCCGTGATGCTGGTCCTCCGTCCGCTGGTGATGGATGTCGGCATTCCGCTGGCGCTCTCCTATCTGCTGCACTCGGTGCTCGGGCTGAGCCAGATCCTCGCGCTCGTGTTGAGCAGCGTGCTGCCGGTGGTGCGGACGGTGGCGAGTCTTGTCTCCAGGCGGTCGGTCAACGGGCTGGCCGGTCTGATGCTGCTGGTCAACACGGCCGGGATCGGGCTGTCGCTGGTGTCCGGGGACGCCCGGCTGGCGGTGGCCAAGGACGGCGCGCTGAGCAGCGTGGTGGGCATGGCGATGGTCTGGTCGGCCTTCGCCGGGCAGCCCATGGTGAGCGCGGGGCTCAAGCCCGTTCTCACCAAGGGTGAGCCTGTCAGGATCGCCGCCTGGGACCGGCTGAGCGTGGGGTCGGCCCGGTTCCGGCGGGCCGAGAGGGGGTTCACGCTCGCCTGGGGCCTGTCGCTGGTCGGTGAGTGCGCGGCCCGGGTCGTGGGTGCCTACACGCTGCCGGTGTCGACGATGGTCTGGCTGTCAACGGTCTTCCTGCTCGGAGCGTTCGTCGTGGCCTTCATCGCCGGTGCGCCGTTCCACAACCGGATCGAGAAGCTGGTCGAGACCGAGACCGCCCTGTCCGGCGTGGCAACCCCCATCAACACGGAAGATCCCGCGCCCGGGGACCCCGCGATCACCGTGGCGTGA
- a CDS encoding alpha/beta fold hydrolase, translating into MDETTTPQDPRTRSRADAAPRTPRGRRAWSRRWRITLLAVGVLAALLTANTVSVRTATAEASGGQIVRLPGGDIHVVQDGPPGAPTVVLLHGLGGSTAWWDPVLPALRDLHVVRVDLLGHGGSAKPADGYGMAEQARRVGAVLDRLGVRRATVVGHSTGGDVATALAEQRRDLVAAIALIDTGPRLDAYIGDSFTGQLVATPVVGELLWRLRTDGTIRDALSTAFTRQVRIPDQIITDIRGMTYRSLTATDDASTAYTKERPIPDRLAGLDLPTLVIFGSQDRRWQPSSAQDYHRIPHARIEILDGVGHTPMFEDPDTTGALLHGFAVQNAPH; encoded by the coding sequence ATGGACGAGACGACCACCCCGCAAGACCCACGCACCCGCAGCCGCGCAGATGCTGCGCCGCGCACCCCGCGCGGACGGCGGGCGTGGAGTCGGCGGTGGCGGATCACGCTGCTGGCCGTCGGCGTGCTGGCCGCCCTCCTCACGGCGAACACGGTGTCCGTGCGCACGGCGACAGCCGAAGCTTCCGGCGGGCAGATCGTCCGCCTTCCCGGCGGGGACATCCACGTCGTGCAGGATGGGCCGCCCGGCGCGCCCACGGTGGTGCTCCTGCACGGCCTGGGCGGCTCGACGGCATGGTGGGATCCAGTGCTGCCGGCCTTGCGGGACCTGCACGTGGTGCGGGTGGACCTGCTCGGGCACGGCGGATCGGCCAAACCGGCCGATGGCTACGGCATGGCGGAGCAGGCACGCCGGGTCGGGGCCGTGCTCGATCGGCTCGGGGTGCGCCGCGCGACCGTCGTCGGGCATTCGACCGGCGGCGACGTCGCCACGGCGCTGGCCGAACAGCGCCGCGACCTGGTGGCGGCGATCGCGCTGATCGACACTGGCCCGCGGTTGGACGCGTACATCGGCGACAGCTTCACCGGCCAGCTCGTGGCCACGCCGGTGGTGGGGGAACTGCTCTGGCGGCTGCGCACCGACGGTACCATCCGTGACGCGCTGAGCACCGCGTTCACCCGTCAGGTGCGGATCCCCGACCAGATCATCACCGACATCCGGGGCATGACCTACCGCAGCCTCACCGCGACCGACGATGCGTCCACCGCGTACACGAAGGAACGGCCCATCCCCGACCGACTCGCCGGCCTCGACCTGCCCACTCTGGTGATCTTCGGCTCCCAGGACCGGCGATGGCAGCCGTCCTCCGCCCAGGACTACCACCGAATCCCCCACGCCCGAATCGAGATCCTCGACGGTGTCGGCCACACACCCATGTTCGAGGACCCCGACACCACCGGAGCCCTCCTGCACGGCTTCGCCGTCCAAAACGCGCCACACTGA
- a CDS encoding TetR/AcrR family transcriptional regulator, translating into MNEKEQARRPGGRSARVGAQVHQAVTELISERGYGNFTVGEVAARAGVADSSIYRRWGSLETLLSEVALTHLNAQSPMPDTGSLSGDLRTYAAQVAREITGPDGPAVLHLAVALSSSGQRGLQAGADIRAERTRQLQSMLDRARDRGERAPDAFDVLDHILAPMYIRVLFGMGLTPDYVDGLVDRML; encoded by the coding sequence ATGAACGAGAAGGAGCAGGCCCGGCGGCCCGGCGGGCGCAGCGCCCGCGTCGGCGCGCAGGTGCACCAGGCCGTCACCGAACTGATCAGCGAGCGCGGCTACGGCAACTTCACCGTCGGCGAGGTGGCGGCCCGCGCGGGCGTGGCCGACAGCAGCATCTACCGCCGGTGGGGCAGCCTGGAGACCCTGCTCAGCGAGGTGGCGCTCACCCACCTCAATGCGCAGTCGCCGATGCCCGACACCGGGAGCCTGTCCGGCGACCTGCGCACATACGCGGCGCAAGTGGCCCGCGAAATCACCGGACCCGACGGTCCGGCGGTGCTGCACCTGGCCGTCGCCCTGTCGAGCAGCGGTCAGCGGGGCCTGCAGGCCGGTGCCGACATCCGCGCCGAACGCACCCGGCAACTGCAGTCCATGCTCGATCGGGCCCGCGACCGTGGCGAGCGCGCACCCGACGCGTTCGACGTGCTGGACCACATCCTGGCCCCGATGTATATCCGCGTCTTGTTCGGCATGGGGCTCACCCCGGACTACGTCGACGGGCTGGTCGACCGAATGCTGTGA
- a CDS encoding helix-turn-helix domain-containing protein, with translation MAGFRIRGESPIELRAIPHPAVTVAVEFGDRPFDIHGAGGGMRSASLAAGLAFSAFQVRADGIECVQIRLSPLIAPPVLGLPLAELRGSVVTLDDLWGRDTPRLRERLHRARTWPERFALIDIELMTRLRAGKPVDPEVAWAWRQIAASHGQARVSDLAARTGWSRQRMWSRFGSQIGLTPKRAAMLVRFDHAIHRLACGHTPARVAADCGYSDQSHLNHDVRAFTGKPPTAAANEPWLAADDRAWPAHGGAA, from the coding sequence ATGGCCGGATTCCGCATTCGCGGCGAGAGCCCGATCGAACTACGAGCCATCCCCCACCCAGCCGTCACCGTGGCCGTCGAGTTCGGTGACCGCCCGTTCGACATCCACGGCGCCGGCGGCGGAATGCGGTCGGCGAGCCTGGCCGCCGGGCTCGCCTTCAGCGCGTTCCAGGTGCGCGCCGACGGCATCGAGTGCGTGCAGATACGCCTGTCTCCGCTCATTGCGCCCCCCGTGCTCGGGCTCCCGCTCGCGGAGTTGCGCGGGAGCGTCGTCACACTTGACGACCTGTGGGGCCGCGACACGCCGCGTCTGCGGGAGCGGCTTCACCGGGCGCGGACCTGGCCGGAGCGCTTCGCGCTGATCGACATCGAACTGATGACCCGGCTCCGTGCAGGCAAGCCGGTCGATCCCGAGGTGGCCTGGGCCTGGCGCCAGATCGCCGCCAGCCACGGCCAAGCCCGCGTGAGCGACCTCGCGGCCCGCACCGGGTGGAGCCGCCAGCGCATGTGGTCACGCTTCGGCTCGCAGATCGGCCTGACACCCAAACGCGCCGCCATGCTGGTCCGCTTCGATCACGCCATCCATCGCCTGGCATGCGGGCACACCCCCGCACGGGTCGCAGCGGACTGCGGCTATTCGGACCAGTCCCACCTCAACCACGACGTCCGCGCGTTCACCGGGAAACCCCCCACCGCCGCTGCGAACGAGCCATGGCTGGCCGCCGACGACAGGGCCTGGCCGGCACACGGCGGCGCGGCCTGA
- a CDS encoding IS3 family transposase has product MTVAGFIAEQRTEHGVPHTTACRALGVSESWFYKWRRRPAEPTSREVRRAELAERIRHFFAASGNTYGSPRITLDLWAEGWQVSENTVAKIMADLGLQGRKPPRRRRSLTRQGKRKAARDLVHRHFDAVAPNVLWVGDMTEIDTGEGKLYLATVIDLFSRRLLGYAMGAHHNAALVSASLKMAAATRGGQVDGVIFHSDRGSEYSSAAYNELCDRLGVVQSMGRVGSALDNAAAESFHSTIKVEYIHRHRFATRTEARLKIATWITDFYNTRRRHSAAGGLPPVEFERIISKARAEAHQEAQAA; this is encoded by the coding sequence GTGACGGTTGCGGGCTTCATCGCCGAACAGAGGACCGAGCACGGCGTCCCGCACACGACCGCCTGCCGGGCACTTGGGGTGTCCGAGTCCTGGTTCTACAAGTGGCGCCGCCGCCCGGCCGAGCCGACCAGCCGCGAGGTGCGAAGGGCTGAACTCGCCGAGCGGATACGGCATTTCTTCGCCGCGTCCGGCAACACGTACGGGTCGCCGAGGATCACTCTCGACCTGTGGGCGGAGGGCTGGCAGGTCTCGGAGAACACCGTCGCCAAGATCATGGCCGACCTCGGGCTCCAGGGCCGAAAGCCCCCGCGTCGACGCCGGTCGCTGACCAGGCAGGGCAAGCGGAAGGCGGCCCGCGACCTGGTGCATCGCCACTTCGACGCCGTGGCGCCGAACGTGCTCTGGGTCGGTGACATGACCGAGATCGACACCGGCGAGGGCAAGCTCTACCTGGCCACGGTGATCGACCTGTTCTCCCGCCGCCTGCTCGGCTACGCGATGGGTGCTCACCATAACGCCGCCCTGGTCAGCGCCTCGCTCAAGATGGCCGCGGCCACCCGGGGCGGCCAGGTGGACGGGGTGATCTTCCACTCGGACCGCGGCAGCGAGTACAGCAGCGCGGCCTACAACGAGCTGTGTGACCGCCTCGGCGTCGTCCAGTCCATGGGGCGCGTCGGGTCGGCCCTGGACAACGCCGCCGCTGAGAGCTTCCACTCGACGATCAAGGTCGAGTACATCCACCGGCACCGCTTCGCGACCCGGACAGAGGCCCGGTTGAAGATCGCGACCTGGATCACGGACTTCTACAACACCCGGCGCAGACACAGCGCGGCCGGCGGGCTGCCACCGGTCGAGTTCGAACGGATCATCAGCAAGGCACGAGCCGAGGCCCATCAGGAGGCCCAGGCCGCATAG
- a CDS encoding MFS transporter: protein MAASPAAVGSRSHRAALLTVTCLGQFMVLLDNTIVGAALPDMQHRLHTQLTGLQWIVDAYVLLVAMLLLSGGVFADRFGRKQVYLTGVAVFTAASALCSLAPSLGWLITGRVLQGIGAAALSPASLALLAAAYPVPQERVKAIGLWAGLSGIGLAAGPVAGGALTDAFGWPAIFLVNLPIGVVLLLAGLRSLEETRNPSAPAIDVPGTVLSVLGVGAMTYGLIEGGARGWTSPLILGSFTAAVILLAAFAAVEARRSAPMLPLRLFRQRLFTVSNTAMVVVGFALMGSSFFFSQFFVYVQGSSVLRAGLQTLPVSLAMVIVSPYAGRLAARYGYRIVVTTGLALAGLGLLALGTVHADTGYGNVWWRLAIVGTGFALTMSPLTGAAIQAVSPQEGGLASGISSTTRQIGAVLGVAVLGAIVRTRQADGASFETGLNNAFLAAGAVTLATAVFTGLWLARSKVAEGSTAPQRATDPGAVTALNEASANSPH from the coding sequence ATGGCGGCTTCGCCTGCGGCCGTAGGCAGTCGTTCACACCGGGCCGCGCTGCTCACGGTGACCTGCCTGGGCCAGTTCATGGTCCTGCTGGACAACACGATCGTCGGGGCGGCGCTGCCCGACATGCAGCACCGGCTGCACACTCAACTGACCGGTCTGCAATGGATCGTCGACGCGTACGTACTGCTGGTCGCCATGCTGCTGCTGTCCGGCGGTGTCTTCGCCGACCGGTTCGGCCGCAAGCAGGTGTACCTGACCGGCGTGGCGGTGTTCACCGCCGCGTCGGCGCTGTGCAGCCTCGCGCCCTCGCTCGGCTGGCTGATCACCGGCCGGGTGTTGCAGGGCATCGGGGCCGCCGCGCTGAGCCCGGCCTCGCTCGCGCTACTCGCCGCCGCCTATCCCGTGCCGCAGGAACGCGTCAAGGCGATCGGGCTGTGGGCCGGACTCAGCGGAATCGGCCTGGCCGCGGGACCCGTGGCCGGCGGTGCGCTGACGGACGCTTTCGGCTGGCCCGCCATCTTCCTGGTCAATCTGCCCATCGGCGTGGTCCTCCTGCTGGCCGGCCTGCGCAGCCTCGAAGAGACCCGCAATCCCAGCGCCCCCGCGATCGACGTCCCGGGGACGGTGCTGTCCGTTCTGGGTGTGGGGGCGATGACCTACGGGCTGATCGAGGGTGGTGCCCGCGGCTGGACCTCCCCGCTGATCCTGGGCAGCTTCACCGCCGCGGTGATCCTCCTCGCCGCCTTCGCCGCCGTCGAAGCGCGCCGCTCCGCGCCGATGCTGCCGCTGCGGCTGTTCCGGCAGCGCCTGTTCACCGTGTCCAACACCGCCATGGTCGTGGTCGGGTTCGCGCTCATGGGCTCGTCGTTCTTCTTCTCCCAGTTCTTCGTGTACGTCCAGGGCAGCTCGGTCCTGCGCGCCGGCCTGCAGACCCTGCCGGTGTCCCTCGCCATGGTGATCGTCAGCCCGTACGCGGGCCGGCTCGCCGCCCGGTACGGCTACCGCATCGTGGTCACCACCGGCCTGGCCCTGGCCGGCCTGGGACTGCTGGCGCTCGGCACGGTGCACGCCGACACCGGCTACGGGAACGTGTGGTGGCGGCTGGCAATCGTCGGCACCGGCTTCGCCCTGACCATGTCCCCACTGACGGGAGCCGCCATCCAGGCAGTCAGCCCGCAGGAAGGAGGCCTCGCCTCAGGCATCAGCAGCACCACCCGCCAGATCGGCGCGGTGCTCGGCGTGGCGGTACTCGGAGCCATCGTCCGCACCCGGCAAGCCGACGGCGCCTCCTTCGAGACCGGCCTCAACAACGCCTTCCTTGCAGCCGGCGCCGTCACCCTGGCCACCGCCGTGTTCACCGGCCTGTGGCTCGCGAGGTCCAAGGTTGCGGAAGGCTCCACGGCCCCGCAACGGGCCACCGATCCAGGTGCGGTCACCGCCTTGAACGAGGCATCCGCGAACAGCCCGCACTAG
- a CDS encoding IS3 family transposase, whose product MTSIKLTTRLLKAGIEPSMGSVGDSFDNALAENFWSVLKTECVRRTTFATRTDADLALFAYIDGWYNTRRIQKRLGWLSPDEYEAKYYADQATAEPVAVERPTPALTR is encoded by the coding sequence TTGACATCCATCAAGCTCACAACTCGCCTGCTGAAGGCGGGAATCGAGCCGAGCATGGGAAGCGTGGGCGACTCGTTCGACAACGCCCTCGCGGAGAACTTCTGGAGCGTCCTGAAGACCGAGTGTGTGCGCCGCACGACCTTCGCGACCCGCACAGACGCCGACCTCGCACTGTTCGCCTATATCGACGGCTGGTACAACACCCGCCGCATCCAAAAGCGCCTCGGCTGGCTCAGCCCCGACGAGTACGAGGCGAAGTACTACGCCGACCAGGCGACGGCCGAACCAGTGGCCGTCGAACGACCCACACCCGCCCTGACCAGGTAA